The following are encoded in a window of Aminivibrio sp. genomic DNA:
- a CDS encoding aspartate kinase, whose product MIVQKYGGSSVATAEKIRGVAERIRQRVDRGDKLVVVVSAMGKTTNSLIALAEQVSPEPSPRELDMLLATGEQVTSALLAMALCDMGIPALSYNAFQLGLTTTGSFNNARIMDLNLSRLMMQLERRSVLVVTGFQGITPEGDVTTLGRGGSDTSAVAIAAKCGCPCEIYSDVPGVFTCDPNRVPGARKLDYITYDEMLELSSLGAKVLHSRAVEIAKKYSVDLYCGSTFSDERGTCVVKSLPEWLEQPVVTGVTTDSNQTRLTISRLPRSMEALSALFTGLAEQGVNVDMISTVNENGHSHLTFTVVDATEKAVLRTVRDVLAPWEGWTVTEDRNVVKVSAVGVGMKSAPGVAARFISALSRKGIAMLGTTTSEIKISALVATEDGNEALRALVEEFGLGE is encoded by the coding sequence GTGATCGTACAGAAGTATGGCGGGTCGTCGGTGGCCACGGCGGAGAAGATCCGGGGCGTGGCCGAGAGAATTCGGCAGAGGGTGGACCGGGGAGACAAGCTCGTGGTGGTGGTCTCCGCCATGGGGAAAACCACCAACTCTCTCATAGCCCTTGCGGAACAGGTTTCGCCGGAGCCGTCCCCCAGGGAACTGGACATGCTCCTCGCCACGGGGGAGCAGGTCACGTCCGCCCTCCTTGCCATGGCGCTGTGCGACATGGGGATACCGGCCCTTTCCTACAACGCTTTCCAGCTCGGCCTGACCACCACGGGCAGCTTCAACAACGCCCGGATCATGGACCTGAACCTGTCCAGGCTCATGATGCAGCTCGAGAGGCGGAGCGTCCTCGTGGTCACCGGATTTCAGGGCATTACCCCGGAAGGAGACGTCACCACCCTGGGCCGGGGAGGTTCGGACACGTCGGCGGTAGCCATTGCTGCCAAGTGCGGTTGTCCCTGCGAGATCTACAGCGACGTGCCGGGGGTGTTCACCTGCGACCCGAACAGGGTTCCCGGAGCCAGGAAACTCGACTATATCACCTACGACGAAATGCTGGAACTGTCATCCCTGGGAGCCAAGGTGCTCCATTCCAGGGCCGTGGAAATAGCGAAAAAATACTCGGTGGACCTCTACTGCGGCTCCACCTTCTCCGATGAAAGGGGGACCTGCGTAGTGAAATCCCTTCCCGAGTGGCTCGAGCAGCCCGTCGTTACGGGCGTGACCACCGACAGCAACCAGACGAGGCTGACCATATCCCGCCTTCCCCGTTCCATGGAGGCCCTGAGTGCCCTCTTCACGGGGCTCGCGGAACAGGGAGTGAATGTGGACATGATTTCCACGGTGAACGAGAACGGCCATTCCCACCTTACCTTCACCGTGGTGGACGCCACGGAAAAGGCGGTGCTCAGGACGGTGAGGGATGTTCTTGCTCCCTGGGAAGGCTGGACCGTGACCGAGGATCGGAACGTGGTGAAAGTCTCCGCCGTTGGGGTGGGGATGAAGTCGGCCCCAGGGGTGGCCGCGCGGTTTATCTCCGCCCTGAGCCGGAAGGGGATCGCCATGCTCGGTACCACCACATCGGAGATCAAAATTTCCGCCCTGGTGGCCACAGAGGACGGCAACGAGGCTCTCCGCGCCCTGGTGGAAGAGTTCGGGCTGGGGGAATGA